From the genome of Nitrosomonas sp., one region includes:
- a CDS encoding Ig-like domain-containing protein translates to MRTGAANSGDFRKKGDRDKEEDHDKKEDHDNIENAFSRTPQAKDDYFSLNGIAGNDNVSIGEDSGQTYILDVMANDLGGRRKSLWSLDDSAPSAGGESSDLFARDVVDAAESSALGAQVSVTANGKVAYSYTPELLAQLIPLSANESLVDTFTYAMKMGNGALSWATATVEIAGVNDAPVLSGVRFDLADGEADNLYGIFGYDFLLDGFSDPEGDLLSVAELRATNGTVDEIADSGWSFMPDAGFAGTVELQYTVIDGHGGSVPATQHFTIEDTLPELAFSTPSNGENLKVDQNIVLEFDEKVVAGSGEIIISNSVDARVIDINDTSQVTFTSGKKGGSVIIDPAEDLIADTSYNIQFASGVIQDATGNAYAGINDLTDPVTLDYTTISSDPLLSWSSTWGVAYLKADDTIELYFDEPVVAGSGAIIISNGTDTRTIDINDASQVTFDDFGVVIINPVDDLLPDSNYNIQIASGVILDSDGFVYAGVSDSETLNFMTITSDPLLFWSNPVDGMEFKVDGNIELAFDERVVVGSGEIIISNGTDTRTIDINDTSQVMFDGYDLVTIDPIDDLLPDSNYNIQMVSGVIMDANGHAYAGISDPDTLDFMTIPSNPRLVYSDPMDESTTFQVDSDIRLDFDEPVIAGSGAIIFSNGADTRTIDVKDTNQVTFDDYGGVIINPSDDLMPDTIYSIQMASGVLTDLAGHAYAGIGDPDTLNFTTIPTNPVLDSSNPQDEAAFKIDDDLSFYFNEMIMPGSGNIIISNGTDTRTIDIHDASQVMFDGYNGVIINPVDDLVLGETYHVLMDSGVITDMAGHAYAGISDPDTLNFTTLSPEPSISVFLADEYVSKIDEDIWLYFDEDVMPGSGAIVLSNGTDTRAIDINDSSQVTFSGSKVTITPVDDLIVDTHYNIQMAAGVILDTDGHEFAGISDPDTYGFTTISSDPRLSFSEPSDDLAEVWVGSNIQLYFDETVIPGSGDIIISNGTDTRLIDIRDTSQVMFDGFGGVIINPVDDLIPETDYNIQMASGVIIDTEGNPYAGINDATTLNFTTTDSIASTVAFPPIIEPMFI, encoded by the coding sequence ATGAGAACTGGAGCGGCTAATTCAGGGGATTTCCGGAAAAAAGGTGATCGTGACAAAGAAGAAGATCATGACAAAAAAGAAGATCATGACAATATTGAGAATGCATTTTCACGGACGCCTCAGGCAAAAGACGATTATTTTTCATTGAACGGGATTGCCGGTAACGATAATGTCAGTATTGGCGAAGACTCGGGTCAGACTTATATCCTGGATGTCATGGCGAATGATTTGGGCGGGCGGCGCAAATCTCTCTGGTCGCTCGACGATAGTGCGCCCTCAGCAGGTGGAGAATCGTCCGATCTGTTTGCACGCGATGTGGTCGATGCCGCTGAATCAAGTGCTTTGGGTGCGCAGGTTTCAGTCACGGCGAACGGCAAGGTTGCATATTCCTATACTCCTGAATTGCTTGCACAACTTATTCCGTTGTCAGCCAATGAGTCACTTGTCGATACGTTTACATATGCCATGAAAATGGGAAATGGTGCATTGAGCTGGGCGACTGCTACTGTAGAAATTGCGGGTGTCAATGATGCGCCGGTGTTATCTGGAGTGCGGTTTGATCTGGCCGATGGCGAGGCTGATAATTTATATGGAATTTTTGGATATGATTTTTTGTTGGACGGGTTTAGCGATCCGGAGGGAGATTTGCTCTCCGTGGCGGAACTCAGGGCCACCAATGGAACAGTGGATGAAATAGCTGATTCAGGCTGGTCTTTTATGCCGGATGCCGGTTTTGCCGGTACGGTTGAATTGCAGTACACCGTCATCGACGGTCATGGCGGCAGCGTGCCAGCCACTCAGCATTTTACGATTGAGGATACGTTGCCCGAGTTGGCTTTTAGTACGCCATCTAACGGTGAAAATCTTAAAGTTGACCAGAATATTGTTCTTGAGTTTGATGAGAAGGTTGTCGCGGGAAGTGGCGAGATTATTATCAGCAATAGCGTTGATGCCCGCGTGATTGATATTAACGACACCAGTCAGGTGACTTTTACGAGCGGTAAAAAAGGCGGTTCTGTCATTATTGATCCCGCCGAGGATTTGATTGCAGATACGAGTTACAACATACAGTTCGCCAGTGGCGTCATTCAGGATGCGACAGGCAATGCGTATGCAGGTATTAACGATCTTACCGATCCGGTAACACTGGATTACACGACTATCTCATCTGACCCGTTGTTGAGTTGGAGCAGCACGTGGGGAGTCGCATACTTAAAGGCTGATGACACGATTGAATTGTATTTTGATGAACCGGTTGTCGCAGGAAGCGGCGCAATTATTATCAGCAATGGCACGGACACGCGTACGATTGACATCAACGATGCCAGTCAGGTGACATTCGATGACTTTGGCGTCGTCATCATCAATCCAGTCGATGATTTGCTTCCGGACTCCAACTACAATATCCAGATAGCTAGTGGGGTGATTCTGGATAGTGACGGTTTCGTGTATGCGGGTGTCAGCGATTCTGAAACGCTCAATTTTATGACTATAACATCAGACCCATTGTTGTTCTGGAGTAACCCGGTGGACGGGATGGAATTCAAGGTGGATGGCAACATTGAATTGGCGTTTGATGAGCGGGTTGTTGTGGGTAGTGGCGAGATTATTATCAGTAACGGTACGGATACGCGAACGATAGACATTAACGACACCAGCCAAGTGATGTTCGACGGTTATGATCTTGTAACCATCGATCCGATTGATGATTTGCTTCCGGATTCCAACTACAACATCCAGATGGTCAGCGGTGTTATTATGGATGCCAACGGTCACGCCTATGCGGGGATCAGTGACCCGGATACGCTCGATTTTATGACTATTCCGTCCAATCCACGTCTGGTGTATAGCGATCCTATGGATGAATCCACCACGTTTCAGGTTGACAGCGATATCCGACTGGACTTTGATGAGCCGGTTATTGCGGGAAGCGGTGCGATTATCTTCAGTAATGGCGCGGATACACGCACCATAGATGTCAAGGATACAAATCAGGTTACGTTCGATGACTACGGCGGGGTGATCATCAATCCGTCTGATGATTTAATGCCGGATACTATCTATAGCATACAGATGGCCAGTGGGGTGTTAACCGATTTGGCCGGTCATGCTTATGCCGGCATCGGCGATCCGGATACATTGAATTTCACCACGATTCCGACGAATCCGGTGCTCGACTCGAGTAATCCGCAGGATGAGGCGGCGTTCAAAATCGATGATGACTTGTCGTTCTATTTTAACGAAATGATCATGCCCGGCAGCGGAAATATTATTATCAGCAATGGCACGGATACCCGCACGATAGACATCCACGATGCCAGTCAGGTGATGTTCGATGGTTATAATGGCGTGATAATTAATCCGGTTGACGATCTGGTTCTTGGTGAAACCTATCATGTTTTGATGGACAGTGGCGTCATCACCGATATGGCCGGACATGCTTATGCGGGAATCAGTGATCCGGATACACTCAATTTTACGACTCTTTCTCCTGAACCATCAATCAGTGTATTCCTGGCGGATGAGTATGTTTCCAAGATAGATGAGGATATTTGGCTCTATTTTGATGAAGATGTCATGCCGGGCAGTGGCGCTATTGTACTTAGCAACGGGACCGATACCCGCGCCATCGATATCAACGATAGCAGCCAGGTCACATTTAGCGGCAGTAAAGTAACGATAACGCCAGTTGATGATTTGATTGTGGATACGCACTACAATATTCAGATGGCTGCGGGTGTGATTCTGGATACCGATGGCCATGAATTTGCCGGTATTAGCGATCCGGATACATACGGTTTTACAACGATCAGTTCTGATCCGAGGCTGAGCTTTAGTGAGCCGTCAGATGATCTTGCCGAGGTATGGGTTGGCAGCAATATTCAGTTGTATTTCGATGAAACGGTAATTCCCGGCAGTGGTGACATTATCATCAGCAATGGCACCGATACGCGCTTAATTGATATTCGCGATACCAGCCAGGTGATGTTCGACGGATTTGGAGGCGTGATAATCAATCCCGTAGATGACTTGATACCCGAGACTGACTATAACATTCAAATGGCCAGCGGCGTCATTATCGATACTGAGGGTAATCCCTACGCAGGTATAAACGATGCCACCACGCTTAATTTTACAACAACTGATTCCATTGCCAGTACCGTGGCGTTCCCGCCGATTATTGAACCGATGTTCATTTAG
- a CDS encoding GNAT family N-acetyltransferase, which translates to MSENNRTVSELLHRALRCYQSGQFEQAERHCLNIYTVAPEQPDALHLLAIIYAQGRKFPLANDYFEKAIAANPERADFYSNYGNALWEQGCFKDAIRYCQQSLEYDSSNAGTYNILGSILLSQNRLSEAADSFRKALAIQPRYPQALNNLGNTLQKMKKTEDAIVCYRNALALQENYPEAHNNLGMGLKQLDRIEEARTHFLRAVALRPDFVRAKQNCMEVDPAWLVPLDGKQLYLRRYKAEDAAFLHQCYLDAAFMDLYNRYIPRHQQVDDLAATLSQAHKKHPCQLKTVDWVIFRKAIHKPVGIANLVDIQYQHRRAEFQIGLPNSADHTRGIGLEATLLVLDYAFNRIGLNKLVTVIYGHNVSSQRNSLALGFVQESYLREQLMDKESGKFIDLYGNGMTLRDFRQNKRLSRLSKRLIGRDIVLAADCQA; encoded by the coding sequence GTGTCGGAAAATAACAGAACGGTGTCTGAACTGCTCCATCGTGCATTGCGATGCTATCAGAGTGGGCAGTTCGAACAGGCAGAGCGGCACTGCCTGAATATTTATACCGTTGCGCCAGAACAGCCGGATGCACTCCACCTTCTTGCGATTATTTACGCGCAAGGCCGCAAGTTTCCGCTGGCAAATGACTATTTTGAAAAAGCCATTGCCGCGAATCCCGAAAGAGCGGATTTTTATAGTAATTATGGCAATGCGTTATGGGAGCAGGGATGCTTTAAAGACGCCATACGGTATTGTCAGCAGTCGCTTGAGTACGATTCTTCAAATGCCGGAACGTACAATATTCTTGGCAGCATATTATTATCGCAAAACCGGTTGAGCGAAGCGGCGGACAGTTTTCGCAAGGCGCTTGCAATTCAACCCAGGTATCCGCAGGCGTTAAATAATCTCGGTAATACCTTGCAGAAAATGAAAAAAACCGAGGATGCGATAGTTTGCTACCGTAATGCACTGGCGCTGCAGGAGAATTATCCGGAGGCGCACAACAATCTTGGGATGGGGTTAAAACAACTCGACAGGATTGAAGAGGCGAGAACGCATTTTTTGCGTGCTGTTGCGTTACGCCCGGATTTTGTCAGAGCGAAACAAAATTGTATGGAGGTTGATCCGGCATGGCTTGTGCCGCTGGATGGAAAGCAGTTATATTTGCGGCGTTATAAAGCAGAAGACGCCGCCTTTTTGCATCAATGTTATCTGGATGCAGCCTTTATGGACTTGTATAACCGGTATATTCCACGGCATCAACAGGTTGATGACCTGGCCGCAACATTATCGCAAGCGCATAAAAAGCATCCTTGCCAGTTGAAAACAGTCGACTGGGTTATTTTTAGAAAAGCAATCCATAAACCTGTCGGTATCGCCAATCTGGTTGATATTCAATATCAGCACCGGCGGGCGGAATTTCAAATTGGATTGCCGAACTCTGCTGATCATACCCGTGGCATTGGTCTGGAGGCAACCCTGCTGGTGCTGGATTACGCATTTAATCGCATAGGGTTAAACAAACTGGTTACGGTTATCTACGGTCACAATGTATCATCTCAGAGAAATTCGTTGGCTTTGGGGTTTGTACAGGAAAGCTACCTGCGGGAACAACTGATGGATAAGGAAAGCGGAAAATTTATAGATTTATATGGAAACGGTATGACATTGCGCGATTTTCGTCAGAATAAACGATTGTCCAGGCTGTCAAAACGATTGATCGGGCGGGATATTGTGCTTGCTGCAGATTGTCAAGCCTGA
- a CDS encoding transcriptional repressor: MMSNTYQSTAEALIRKEGGRATEGRVRILALLLAEEQAITHREIEERLPGQQPDRVTLYRVLQWLADRGLIHKITSDDRVWRFHVNHFDYSRQHAHFKCTKCAKVVCLEDLPSGRPMVLPMGYQFQTIELTVKGLCAQCV, from the coding sequence ATGATGTCGAACACATATCAAAGTACAGCAGAAGCACTGATCCGTAAGGAAGGCGGCCGCGCAACTGAAGGCCGGGTAAGAATTCTTGCGTTATTGCTGGCGGAAGAGCAGGCAATAACGCACCGTGAAATTGAAGAGCGCTTGCCGGGCCAGCAGCCGGATCGTGTAACACTCTACCGTGTATTACAATGGCTTGCCGATCGAGGCCTGATTCATAAAATAACCAGTGATGACCGGGTGTGGCGGTTTCATGTCAACCATTTTGACTATTCTCGTCAGCATGCGCATTTTAAATGTACGAAATGCGCAAAGGTTGTATGCCTGGAAGACTTGCCATCGGGACGTCCTATGGTCTTGCCAATGGGTTATCAGTTCCAGACCATAGAGTTAACGGTCAAAGGGCTATGTGCACAATGCGTTTGA
- a CDS encoding TonB-dependent receptor, with protein MPKLLVLLIGLALPDIPAVLAQKPADVTELPGVVVTAPVNQQSEPYWIKPEKVILENDLRRNREAGLGDMLSRELGISSSSFGPGASRPIIRGQDSSRIRILESGVGMGDLSVISPDHAVATETLNASRIEILRGPATLLYGSGTSNGVVNVINDRIPDRMYKSMQGHFEGRFNSAMGERSGIFSASGSRGQISWNIEGAKRKTDDIKIPGRADPANPDSGLGVVRNSAIDSSNISVGSSYIGELGYVGLSVTHLENFYGIPGPEGAKIDMGQTRYGLAGELDDPIKGFQQLKMRVNYNDYQHNELEGSGEIGTHLKNDEVDGRFELLHAPITNLQGVLGAQFQYQDFSAKGDEAFVPSTISHSVGLFALEQYQWRRWMFEVGGRFEHANQNPQDALLSSRDFNLYSVSAGSAWAFIDGYQIDLTATRGQRAPILNALYANGIHVATNTFAVGDQRLNKETSNNFDLSFQKTDGVITGRINLFYNLINNYIFQSSRDSNGDGFADRVNNDGELDIDGAFLIQDFAQTRAHFYGLETEARIALLPERLSMRLFTDIVYGKLRNNGNIPRITPQRYGVDLDYTQGNWQGNFNVTRVTRQDRVAVLETETPGYTLMNAELSYRFKRGESTYHTLFLQGRNLLDEDMRVHTSFLKNVAPLPGRAIVVGIRGTF; from the coding sequence ATGCCGAAACTGCTTGTTTTGCTGATAGGACTTGCTTTGCCGGATATTCCTGCGGTCCTGGCGCAAAAACCGGCTGATGTTACCGAATTGCCAGGCGTGGTCGTGACCGCGCCGGTAAATCAACAGTCTGAGCCGTATTGGATTAAGCCCGAAAAAGTTATTCTTGAGAACGATTTGCGCCGTAACCGGGAGGCCGGTTTGGGCGATATGTTGTCACGTGAGCTGGGTATTTCTTCGAGCAGTTTTGGGCCGGGCGCCAGCCGTCCGATTATCCGCGGTCAAGACAGTTCACGCATACGGATACTGGAAAGCGGTGTCGGGATGGGCGATCTTTCGGTGATCAGTCCGGATCATGCGGTTGCAACGGAGACACTCAATGCCTCGCGGATCGAAATTCTACGCGGTCCGGCGACGCTGCTTTATGGCAGTGGCACATCGAATGGCGTTGTTAATGTGATCAATGACCGGATTCCTGATCGCATGTATAAATCCATGCAAGGCCATTTTGAAGGTCGCTTTAACTCGGCAATGGGTGAGCGTTCGGGAATATTCAGCGCCTCGGGTAGCCGGGGACAGATTTCGTGGAACATCGAAGGCGCAAAAAGAAAAACTGACGATATAAAAATTCCCGGGCGTGCTGACCCGGCTAATCCTGACAGTGGATTGGGTGTGGTCAGAAACAGCGCCATTGATTCAAGCAATATATCTGTCGGCAGTTCTTATATTGGAGAGCTTGGCTATGTTGGCTTATCGGTGACTCATCTTGAGAATTTTTATGGAATTCCGGGACCGGAAGGTGCGAAAATAGATATGGGGCAGACGCGCTATGGTCTTGCCGGGGAACTGGATGATCCAATCAAGGGCTTTCAGCAACTGAAAATGCGCGTCAATTATAATGATTACCAGCATAATGAACTGGAAGGCAGTGGTGAGATCGGGACACACCTGAAAAACGATGAGGTTGACGGGCGGTTCGAGTTGTTGCATGCGCCGATCACCAATTTACAAGGTGTGTTGGGCGCACAATTCCAGTATCAGGATTTCTCGGCGAAAGGCGACGAAGCATTTGTGCCATCCACAATATCGCACTCGGTCGGATTATTTGCGCTTGAGCAGTATCAATGGCGGCGCTGGATGTTCGAAGTTGGGGGGCGTTTTGAACACGCCAACCAGAATCCGCAGGATGCCTTGCTGTCATCACGCGATTTTAATTTATACAGCGTCTCGGCGGGGAGCGCCTGGGCGTTTATTGACGGATACCAAATTGATCTGACGGCAACACGCGGGCAGCGCGCCCCCATACTCAATGCGCTATACGCGAACGGCATTCATGTCGCCACCAACACCTTTGCTGTCGGCGATCAGCGTTTGAATAAAGAAACTTCCAATAACTTTGATCTGTCGTTTCAGAAAACCGACGGCGTGATTACAGGGCGTATCAACCTGTTTTATAACCTGATCAATAATTATATCTTTCAAAGCAGCCGCGATAGTAATGGTGACGGCTTTGCTGATCGCGTCAATAATGACGGGGAACTGGATATCGATGGCGCATTCCTGATTCAGGATTTTGCGCAAACGCGCGCCCATTTCTATGGTCTGGAGACAGAAGCACGGATTGCATTGCTGCCCGAACGGCTGAGTATGCGGTTGTTTACCGATATCGTCTATGGCAAGCTGAGAAACAACGGTAATATTCCACGTATCACCCCGCAACGCTATGGCGTGGACTTGGATTATACGCAGGGTAACTGGCAGGGGAATTTCAATGTGACCCGGGTGACGCGCCAGGATCGTGTCGCTGTTCTTGAAACGGAAACGCCGGGATATACACTGATGAATGCGGAGCTCAGCTATCGATTCAAACGCGGCGAATCGACTTATCACACGCTGTTTTTACAGGGCAGAAACCTGCTCGATGAGGATATGCGGGTGCATACTTCATTTCTGAAAAATGTTGCGCCTTTGCCGGGCAGGGCGATTGTTGTCGGTATCAGGGGAACATTTTGA
- a CDS encoding aquaporin family protein: MSPFLGELVGTFILVLLGNGVVANVVLNKSKGNNAGWLTIAAGWGIALFVAVYAVAASSGAHLNPAVSIGLAAAGKFAWADVPSYAIAQMLGAMLGALIVWITYRQHFDQTTDPDAQLAAFCTGPAIRSPVNNIITEAVGTFVLVFGVMMIVSPQASLGALDALPVALLLFGIGLSLGGPTGFAVNPARDLGPRIMHAILPIPNKRDSDWGYAYVPVVGGIIGGLVAAVVYGIL, translated from the coding sequence ATGAGTCCTTTTCTAGGTGAATTAGTAGGAACCTTTATATTGGTTTTATTAGGTAATGGCGTCGTCGCCAATGTAGTGCTCAATAAATCCAAAGGTAATAATGCGGGTTGGTTAACCATCGCAGCAGGCTGGGGTATCGCGCTTTTTGTCGCTGTTTACGCTGTAGCTGCTTCAAGCGGCGCGCATTTAAATCCTGCCGTCAGCATCGGTCTGGCTGCAGCCGGCAAGTTTGCATGGGCGGATGTACCGAGCTATGCAATTGCGCAAATGTTGGGCGCTATGCTGGGCGCGTTGATTGTATGGATAACATATCGTCAGCATTTTGATCAGACCACCGATCCGGATGCGCAACTCGCTGCATTCTGTACCGGCCCTGCGATCAGAAGTCCTGTGAACAATATCATTACAGAGGCTGTAGGCACCTTTGTTCTGGTTTTCGGCGTCATGATGATTGTTTCGCCACAAGCCAGTCTGGGTGCTTTGGATGCGCTTCCAGTGGCGCTATTACTTTTTGGTATCGGCTTGTCGCTCGGCGGACCAACCGGATTTGCTGTCAATCCGGCACGCGATCTGGGACCACGCATTATGCACGCGATACTGCCAATACCAAATAAACGTGACAGTGACTGGGGCTACGCGTATGTTCCGGTTGTTGGCGGCATTATTGGCGGGCTTGTCGCAGCGGTAGTCTACGGTATTTTATAA
- a CDS encoding DUF1493 family protein, with the protein MNKQLSNELRNYLGRCGLSVKEIECCTHETRMYHDLGIYGDIAETCMSVLEDYYHVDLSDFEFEKFFPPEFIGKNMFTRSFLWFFPFMGNTIRKHGKYLPLTLRMIEAALKHNRLIC; encoded by the coding sequence ATGAATAAACAACTATCAAACGAATTGCGTAATTATCTTGGTAGATGTGGTTTATCTGTAAAAGAAATTGAATGTTGTACTCATGAAACGCGCATGTACCATGATCTTGGTATTTATGGTGATATTGCGGAAACATGTATGAGTGTCTTAGAAGATTACTATCATGTTGATTTAAGTGACTTTGAATTCGAGAAATTTTTTCCGCCAGAGTTTATTGGTAAAAATATGTTTACTCGGTCATTCCTTTGGTTTTTTCCTTTCATGGGAAACACGATCCGGAAACATGGCAAATATTTGCCGCTCACCTTGAGAATGATTGAAGCTGCGTTGAAACATAATCGCTTGATTTGTTGA
- a CDS encoding UDP-2,3-diacylglucosamine diphosphatase, with amino-acid sequence MFKKETPVKVRSVWISDVHLGFRGCQAEALLHFLNSIETDYMFLVGDIVDFWSIKKNPYWPQEHTNVIRAILGKAKHGTKVIYIPGNHDEAMRDCVGQLFGNVEIHRDYVHTTHDGRKLLILHGDEFDVIVKHSRLIAQLGSAAYDVLLWLNRHVNGMRKLFGYSYWSLAAYLKLRVKNAVSFISSFEKALTRLAMDRGVDGVVCGHIHHAEIREIHSILYCNDGDWVESCTTLLEHLDGSLELVYWADRFEQSKNIESMIAAKKAA; translated from the coding sequence ATGTTCAAGAAAGAAACGCCTGTAAAAGTCAGAAGTGTTTGGATTTCTGATGTCCATCTCGGTTTTCGCGGTTGTCAGGCTGAAGCGTTGCTGCATTTTCTGAATTCGATCGAAACAGATTATATGTTCCTGGTGGGTGATATTGTTGATTTCTGGAGTATTAAAAAGAATCCATACTGGCCGCAGGAACATACCAATGTGATACGGGCGATCCTGGGAAAAGCCAAGCATGGCACTAAAGTGATTTACATTCCTGGCAATCATGATGAAGCAATGCGTGATTGTGTGGGTCAGTTATTTGGCAATGTTGAGATCCATCGGGATTACGTGCACACGACTCATGATGGAAGAAAACTGTTGATTTTGCATGGCGATGAGTTTGACGTCATTGTCAAGCATAGCCGGCTGATCGCTCAATTGGGCAGTGCTGCCTACGATGTGCTGTTGTGGCTTAATCGTCATGTCAATGGTATGCGTAAGTTATTTGGCTATTCGTATTGGTCTTTGGCAGCATACCTCAAGTTGCGCGTCAAGAATGCAGTCAGTTTTATCAGCAGTTTTGAGAAAGCCTTAACCCGTCTGGCAATGGATCGTGGTGTCGATGGCGTGGTATGCGGCCATATCCATCACGCCGAAATCAGGGAAATCCATTCGATACTGTATTGTAATGATGGCGACTGGGTGGAAAGCTGTACTACGTTGCTTGAGCATCTGGATGGATCGCTTGAGCTGGTTTACTGGGCTGACAGGTTCGAGCAATCCAAAAATATTGAGAGCATGATCGCCGCCAAAAAAGCGGCCTAG
- a CDS encoding CHAD domain-containing protein gives MEPIHSAQFILRQETDIDSVFELLRQKYSLQETGSMQLERHYLDTFDWRMYRKNYLCGWDVPVDTNNTNREGVFFVRYKETGDCIYEFPLSAVPRFSRELAHPICRKLLDDIVGVRALMTMATIMIERRQSLLLNEDNKTLVILQVENYTIHDQADKNQLATRLLVYPIRGYKKAFRHVRHTLTSQMKLPCVNTALLDEVLTATRQKPDFNQFVLTPRLEGLLNTWEAVQILLRHLLSAMQANEPGLRAAIDTEFLHDYRVALRRTRSILGQIKHVLPDRLLAYFKRELLWLSTMTTPTRDLDIYLLKFDDYRQELPAEFRHDLEPFRLFLLRHWKIEHARLCRALDTKRYQRLINKWQQIVINKNERSKNVTLQKTSPAETLNAAEPARRVAGQRIWKLYNRVLKEGGAITLQSPDEALHELRKTCKRFRYLIEFFHDYYSDKQIKELIKTLKQLQDNLGDFQDLCVQLEQLKAFAEQMRQEDMAGTKTIMAMGVLVEKLNARKVLVRAEFNQRFKMFGQAENKSAFVRALSPRN, from the coding sequence ATGGAACCGATACATTCTGCACAATTCATTCTCAGACAAGAAACAGATATTGATTCTGTTTTTGAACTGCTTCGCCAGAAATACTCTCTGCAAGAAACCGGTAGCATGCAATTGGAAAGACATTACTTGGATACTTTTGACTGGCGGATGTACCGGAAAAACTATTTGTGTGGATGGGATGTGCCTGTCGATACGAACAATACCAATCGTGAAGGTGTTTTTTTTGTTCGGTATAAGGAAACCGGTGACTGTATCTACGAGTTTCCGTTGAGTGCAGTTCCCAGATTTTCCAGGGAACTGGCGCACCCAATATGCCGCAAGTTACTTGATGATATAGTGGGTGTTAGAGCATTGATGACAATGGCTACTATAATGATTGAACGCAGGCAATCGCTGCTTTTAAATGAAGATAATAAAACGCTGGTGATTCTGCAGGTGGAGAACTATACAATACATGATCAAGCTGACAAAAATCAGCTTGCTACGCGTCTGCTGGTATACCCGATCAGAGGGTACAAGAAAGCATTCAGGCATGTCAGGCATACGCTTACATCGCAAATGAAATTGCCTTGTGTCAACACTGCGTTACTGGATGAAGTATTAACAGCTACCCGTCAAAAACCGGACTTTAATCAATTTGTCCTAACCCCCAGGCTTGAGGGTTTGTTGAATACCTGGGAGGCCGTTCAGATTTTGCTGCGGCATTTACTCAGCGCCATGCAGGCAAATGAACCGGGGCTCCGTGCTGCGATCGATACGGAATTTCTTCATGATTATCGTGTTGCCCTAAGACGTACCCGTTCGATACTGGGTCAGATAAAACATGTATTACCTGATCGGCTGCTCGCTTATTTCAAGCGGGAATTGCTCTGGCTGAGTACAATGACAACCCCCACGCGCGATCTGGATATTTATTTACTCAAATTTGATGACTATAGACAGGAACTGCCAGCAGAGTTTCGGCACGACCTTGAACCATTTCGTCTGTTTTTACTCCGTCACTGGAAGATAGAACATGCGCGTTTGTGCCGGGCACTTGATACAAAGCGTTACCAGAGATTGATCAATAAATGGCAGCAGATTGTTATAAATAAAAATGAGCGCTCGAAGAATGTTACTTTACAAAAGACTTCCCCTGCAGAAACGTTGAATGCTGCTGAACCCGCTAGACGTGTTGCCGGTCAGCGAATCTGGAAACTTTATAATCGTGTGCTCAAGGAAGGCGGGGCGATTACGTTACAATCACCGGATGAAGCATTGCATGAACTGCGAAAAACCTGCAAGAGATTCCGCTACTTGATCGAGTTTTTTCATGACTACTATTCGGATAAGCAAATCAAAGAACTGATAAAGACGCTCAAGCAATTGCAGGACAACCTTGGTGATTTTCAGGACTTATGCGTGCAACTGGAACAGTTAAAAGCTTTTGCGGAACAAATGCGGCAGGAAGACATGGCGGGAACGAAAACAATTATGGCGATGGGGGTGCTTGTGGAAAAATTGAATGCGCGCAAAGTTTTGGTTCGGGCTGAATTCAACCAACGCTTCAAAATGTTTGGTCAAGCAGAAAACAAATCGGCATTTGTACGTGCATTGAGCCCCCGGAATTAA